The following coding sequences lie in one Leptolyngbya sp. 'hensonii' genomic window:
- the glyS gene encoding glycine--tRNA ligase subunit beta: MATFLLEVGTEELPASFVDEALTQWRSRIPQVLAENYLTPTAIDFYGTPRRLAVVIQGLPEVQPDREEEVKGPPAQAAFKDGKPTKAAEGFAQKQGVNLSALEIRPTEKGEFVFVQKTVLGRPVAEMLAEQVPAWITGLEGKRLARWGDGDLRFSRPIRWLITLLDETVLPVQMGNGSETLRSDRLSQGHRVLHPEPIAIAHADAYLETLRSAFVEPDPEQRRRLILEQVQAAAEQLQGQAAIAPGLLQEVINLVEWPTAVVGQFDAEYLELPSEVTITVMESHQRYFPVLDPVNAQQLLPNFITISNGDPAKSTIIAAGNERVIRARLADGKFFFKADRALSLEAYVPRLETVTFQQDLGTMRAKVERVQQIADRIADQLQVTADDRVQIQRTTLLCKADLVTQMVGEFPELQGVMGQKYAVAAGEPEAVATGIFEHYLPKGAGDALPQTLTGQVTGLADRLDTLVGIFSLGMIPSGSSDPFALRRAATAIVNIIWAANLPLNLQHLLETTAADAGALRPKIDTASLLQQLKDFFLQRIRTLLQEGGIDYDLVNAVLGENDPEYTERALQDLLDVRDRAHFLQQIRTNGLLAQIYETVNRSSRLAVEGKLDTTQLDPQAIIQLDLFKQPSESAFYQALISLVPQTQAAQQARDYQKLIDALAQITPTVSAFFDGPQSVLVMDPDLEVRQNRLYLLSLLRNHARVLADFGAIVKG; the protein is encoded by the coding sequence ATGGCAACGTTTCTCCTGGAAGTAGGTACGGAAGAGTTACCGGCAAGTTTTGTTGATGAAGCCCTGACCCAATGGCGATCGCGCATTCCCCAGGTGCTGGCAGAAAATTACCTGACCCCGACGGCGATCGACTTCTATGGCACTCCCCGCCGCTTAGCCGTTGTGATTCAGGGACTACCGGAAGTTCAGCCCGATCGGGAAGAGGAGGTCAAGGGACCGCCCGCCCAGGCTGCCTTTAAAGACGGCAAGCCCACCAAGGCTGCCGAAGGATTTGCCCAGAAGCAGGGGGTGAACCTCTCTGCCTTAGAGATCCGGCCTACAGAGAAGGGCGAGTTTGTCTTCGTGCAGAAAACGGTGCTGGGGCGTCCGGTGGCTGAGATGCTGGCGGAACAGGTGCCCGCCTGGATTACCGGCCTGGAGGGCAAACGGCTGGCCCGCTGGGGGGATGGAGATCTGCGCTTTTCCCGCCCGATTCGCTGGCTCATTACCCTTCTGGATGAAACGGTGCTGCCCGTGCAGATGGGAAATGGTAGTGAGACGCTGAGGAGTGATCGGCTCTCCCAGGGGCATCGCGTCCTGCATCCGGAGCCAATCGCGATCGCCCATGCCGATGCGTATCTGGAAACGCTGCGATCGGCCTTTGTTGAACCCGATCCAGAGCAACGGCGCAGGCTGATTTTGGAACAGGTGCAAGCGGCAGCCGAACAACTGCAAGGCCAAGCAGCCATTGCTCCGGGCTTACTGCAGGAAGTGATTAACCTGGTGGAATGGCCCACAGCCGTTGTCGGTCAGTTTGATGCCGAATATCTGGAACTGCCCTCGGAAGTCACCATTACGGTGATGGAAAGCCATCAGCGCTATTTCCCGGTGTTGGACCCAGTAAATGCTCAACAGCTACTCCCCAACTTCATCACCATCTCAAATGGAGACCCGGCCAAGTCCACCATTATTGCTGCCGGGAATGAGCGGGTGATTCGGGCCAGGTTGGCGGATGGTAAGTTTTTCTTCAAGGCCGATCGGGCCTTATCCCTGGAAGCCTATGTGCCTCGACTGGAAACCGTGACCTTCCAGCAAGACCTGGGCACCATGCGGGCCAAGGTGGAGCGGGTGCAACAGATTGCAGATCGGATCGCGGACCAGCTCCAGGTAACGGCAGACGATCGGGTCCAGATCCAGCGCACGACCCTGCTCTGCAAAGCCGATCTGGTGACCCAGATGGTGGGGGAGTTCCCAGAATTGCAGGGGGTGATGGGCCAGAAATATGCTGTCGCTGCCGGAGAACCAGAAGCCGTTGCCACAGGAATTTTTGAACATTATCTGCCTAAAGGTGCTGGGGATGCCCTACCCCAGACCTTGACAGGCCAAGTCACCGGGCTGGCCGATCGTCTGGATACTCTGGTGGGTATTTTCAGTCTGGGCATGATTCCCTCCGGTTCCTCCGATCCCTTTGCCCTGCGGCGGGCCGCCACGGCGATCGTCAACATCATCTGGGCAGCGAATCTGCCCCTGAATTTGCAGCACCTTCTGGAGACCACGGCGGCAGATGCAGGAGCCCTGCGTCCCAAAATCGATACGGCTAGCCTGTTGCAGCAATTGAAAGATTTCTTCCTGCAGCGGATTCGCACCCTGCTCCAGGAAGGTGGTATTGATTATGATCTGGTGAATGCCGTTCTGGGAGAAAACGATCCAGAATACACGGAACGGGCCTTGCAGGATTTGCTGGATGTCCGCGATCGAGCCCATTTCCTGCAGCAGATTCGCACGAATGGGCTGCTGGCCCAGATCTATGAAACGGTGAATCGTTCTTCCCGGTTGGCGGTCGAGGGTAAACTGGATACGACACAGCTTGACCCCCAGGCGATTATTCAACTTGACTTGTTTAAACAACCCTCCGAGTCGGCCTTCTATCAGGCTCTGATCAGTCTGGTGCCCCAGACTCAGGCAGCCCAGCAGGCCAGAGATTATCAGAAGTTGATTGATGCCTTGGCTCAGATTACTCCCACCGTTAGCGCCTTCTTCGATGGTCCCCAGAGCGTATTGGTCATGGACCCAGATCTGGAGGTGCGCCAAAATCGGCTTTATTTATTGAGCCTCCTACGGAACCATGCGCGGGTGCTGGCGGATTTCGGGGCGATCGTGAAGGGATAA